Proteins from one Armatimonadota bacterium genomic window:
- a CDS encoding ABC transporter permease, translating into MPARGMAAAASHGLCYTFAMRTAWRNAGAYIALAVVIVVFAVLQPQFRQPSNLLNILDQSVEISIVAVGMTAVILTAGIDLSVGSIAALSAFLAAWVMTHEAHALGGLAGTALAGFVIALATGAAAGLCNGLAVTRLRVPPFIVTLGAMTMLRGLVYIASHGTGISSGIPPLFEVTARNLISIRSSNGFETNLTLAILVMAVIYAIGYIVLTRTAVGRSIYAIGGNESAARLSGLPVDRILIGVYISAGVLAAVGGIIEAATVGAAVPDAGTDLELNAIAAVVIGGTSLFGGQGSLAGTFAGALLMRTIRNGLNLTNVDSNWQRVTIGSVIILAVAFDEFQKRRRSRT; encoded by the coding sequence ATGCCGGCACGAGGCATGGCCGCCGCGGCGAGCCACGGGTTGTGTTATACTTTCGCCATGCGAACCGCCTGGCGAAACGCTGGCGCCTATATAGCCCTTGCTGTTGTAATAGTAGTTTTTGCCGTACTCCAGCCGCAGTTTCGCCAACCGTCCAATCTGCTCAACATCCTCGACCAATCGGTTGAAATCAGCATCGTGGCTGTCGGCATGACGGCGGTGATTCTCACGGCCGGCATCGATCTCTCGGTCGGCAGCATCGCCGCCCTGTCCGCATTTCTCGCGGCGTGGGTGATGACGCACGAGGCGCACGCACTGGGCGGGCTCGCCGGAACGGCCCTGGCCGGGTTTGTGATCGCCCTGGCAACCGGAGCGGCCGCCGGCCTGTGCAACGGCCTGGCTGTGACGCGCCTGCGCGTGCCGCCATTCATCGTGACCCTGGGCGCCATGACGATGCTGCGGGGGCTGGTATATATCGCATCGCACGGCACCGGAATATCCTCCGGCATCCCGCCGCTGTTTGAAGTTACGGCGCGCAACCTCATCAGCATCCGCTCATCCAACGGCTTTGAGACGAATCTCACCCTGGCAATTCTAGTGATGGCTGTTATATATGCCATCGGCTATATCGTTTTGACGCGGACCGCGGTGGGACGGTCGATCTATGCCATCGGTGGCAACGAGTCCGCTGCGCGCCTCTCGGGCTTGCCCGTAGACCGCATCCTGATTGGCGTTTACATTTCAGCCGGGGTGCTGGCTGCCGTTGGCGGCATTATCGAGGCGGCGACCGTAGGCGCTGCGGTTCCGGATGCCGGAACCGATCTTGAATTGAACGCCATCGCCGCAGTTGTGATTGGCGGCACAAGCCTCTTTGGCGGGCAGGGCAGTCTGGCAGGCACGTTTGCAGGAGCGCTGCTGATGCGCACCATCAGAAACGGCCTTAACCTGACCAATGTCGATTCGAACTGGCAGCGTGTCACAATCGGCAGCGTCATCATTCTTGCGGTAGCATTTGATGAGTTTCAGAAGCGAAGGAGATCGAGGACATGA
- the smpB gene encoding SsrA-binding protein SmpB gives MLTSTLPQKPQKQPPRAPVIQNRRARHEYHIHDTLVAGIVLAGVEVKSLRAGRANLSDAFARVEHGEVWLYNLHISPWAQGSQWNGEPTRRRKLLLHRAQIEQIRVQSEQKGRSIVPLKIFFDRGFAKLEIAIAEGKKLHDKRESIAEKDRLRESAREAARGGRDG, from the coding sequence ATGCTCACCTCAACCCTTCCTCAAAAGCCTCAAAAGCAGCCACCACGCGCTCCGGTTATACAGAACCGTCGGGCGCGCCATGAGTACCATATCCACGACACGCTGGTTGCGGGCATCGTGCTGGCCGGCGTCGAGGTGAAGTCGCTGCGTGCCGGCCGCGCCAATCTCTCGGACGCCTTCGCTCGCGTCGAGCACGGCGAGGTATGGCTCTACAATTTGCACATCTCTCCGTGGGCGCAGGGCAGCCAGTGGAATGGCGAGCCCACGCGTCGGCGCAAACTGCTCCTACATCGCGCGCAGATCGAGCAGATCCGCGTTCAGAGTGAGCAGAAGGGACGGTCGATCGTGCCGCTCAAGATATTCTTTGACCGCGGCTTCGCAAAGCTGGAGATCGCCATCGCAGAGGGAAAGAAGCTCCACGACAAGCGTGAGTCGATTGCAGAGAAGGACCGGCTGCGGGAGAGCGCGCGCGAGGCGGCACGCGGAGGGCGCGATGGGTAG
- the galK gene encoding galactokinase has protein sequence MDDAALAELVVEEHRRQFRCSPQLIARAPGRVNLIGEHTDYNDGFVFPAAIERSVMIGASPRDDRTVLAWSAQFQRPTRFNLDTIQHARTHASAWSNYLRAMAALLPDTGIPLCGLNCTIAGSVPLGAGLSSSAAMLVACGLCLSTAAGVPLSGVALALLAQRAEREFVGVNVGIMDQYISALGQRGHALLIDTRSLEFKPAPLPEAGLSIVIADTLKPRGLVKSAYNTRRRECELAVQLLKPVLPGITALRDVSLLQLEQHEQLLPQPVRNRARHVVTEDERTLQAFDALQRGEFELFGSLMNQSHSSLRDWYEVSCPELDALTEAALTIPGVLGSRMTGAGFGGCTVSLVRDESVELFRQEVPRLYHIATGGQTEILVTRAASGACLL, from the coding sequence GTGGATGACGCGGCGCTGGCGGAGTTGGTTGTCGAGGAGCATCGCCGCCAGTTTCGATGCTCGCCACAGCTTATTGCCCGGGCGCCGGGCCGCGTCAATCTGATCGGTGAGCACACCGATTACAACGATGGGTTTGTTTTTCCAGCCGCGATTGAGCGCAGCGTAATGATCGGCGCGTCACCACGCGATGATCGCACCGTTCTTGCCTGGTCCGCCCAGTTTCAGCGCCCGACGCGCTTCAACCTCGACACGATCCAGCATGCCCGCACGCACGCCAGTGCCTGGAGCAACTACCTCCGGGCGATGGCGGCGCTCCTTCCGGATACCGGAATACCACTCTGCGGCCTCAACTGTACGATTGCGGGTTCCGTACCTCTCGGCGCCGGCCTCAGCTCCAGCGCCGCCATGCTGGTGGCATGCGGGCTATGCCTCAGCACGGCAGCCGGTGTGCCGCTCTCCGGGGTAGCTCTGGCGCTCCTGGCCCAGCGCGCCGAGCGTGAGTTCGTAGGCGTCAACGTCGGCATTATGGATCAGTACATCTCCGCGCTCGGCCAGCGCGGGCACGCTCTGCTGATAGATACACGTTCACTCGAGTTCAAGCCGGCGCCGCTGCCGGAAGCCGGCCTCTCCATCGTGATCGCAGATACGCTGAAACCGCGTGGGCTTGTCAAATCGGCGTACAACACACGGCGACGCGAGTGCGAACTCGCCGTCCAGCTTCTAAAGCCGGTGCTGCCCGGCATAACCGCGCTGCGCGACGTTTCGCTGCTGCAATTGGAGCAGCACGAGCAGCTACTGCCGCAGCCGGTCCGAAACCGTGCTCGCCACGTAGTTACGGAGGATGAGCGCACTCTGCAGGCATTCGACGCGCTCCAACGCGGTGAGTTTGAGTTGTTCGGATCTTTGATGAACCAATCGCACAGCAGCCTTCGTGACTGGTACGAAGTCAGCTGCCCGGAGCTCGATGCGCTCACCGAGGCCGCGCTCACTATTCCCGGTGTGCTTGGATCGCGCATGACGGGCGCCGGCTTCGGCGGTTGTACGGTGAGCCTTGTGCGTGATGAGTCGGTTGAACTGTTCCGGCAAGAGGTGCCCAGGCTGTACCATATAGCCACCGGCGGGCAGACCGAAATACTGGTAACCCGCGCGGCCAGCGGCGCCTGCCTGCTGTAA
- a CDS encoding exosortase/archaeosortase family protein, translating into MTDAAGRAATSLHHDPVPVPDAWVLARRLTDSPREQPAHPDALSGRSPGPRASQALLLGAFGGLMALAFLLAFLPFAPVWKSDPNLTFGPAVVAAAIVVAIIRRRSIAAVTQPHGAGLVVAGGAALLFVIGSLTDVDPACALGAALLAIGGCLWLFGWRSAAAASGPAAVAMFAVPWPSTLVALLANPLRGASVTGALLMTRLVGVKVLPAGILLTVLPAHAGGEPFRLIVADACDGYGSLLVLGAIATMVACFTPGSWFNRGLLIALALPLAVITNAVRLANVLVMSAYAGRAAAMRVHELEHPFLLLLVCLVLMGARSLLIRADRRRSGGPE; encoded by the coding sequence ATGACCGATGCTGCCGGTAGAGCGGCAACATCACTTCATCACGATCCGGTTCCGGTTCCCGACGCCTGGGTGCTTGCGCGGCGACTGACAGACTCGCCGCGCGAGCAGCCGGCCCACCCGGACGCTTTGTCCGGCCGGAGCCCTGGACCACGGGCTTCCCAGGCCCTTCTTCTTGGGGCGTTCGGCGGCTTGATGGCGCTGGCCTTCCTTCTGGCATTCCTACCATTTGCACCGGTCTGGAAGTCAGACCCGAATCTCACATTTGGGCCGGCAGTGGTAGCAGCTGCGATTGTTGTGGCAATCATCCGGCGTCGCAGCATCGCAGCGGTCACCCAGCCGCATGGCGCGGGTCTGGTGGTTGCGGGCGGGGCAGCGCTCCTGTTCGTAATCGGATCGCTGACGGATGTGGATCCGGCCTGCGCCCTCGGTGCGGCGCTGCTTGCAATTGGAGGCTGCCTCTGGCTGTTTGGATGGCGATCGGCGGCCGCGGCATCCGGTCCAGCAGCCGTTGCGATGTTCGCCGTACCGTGGCCATCCACTCTGGTGGCTCTGCTGGCCAATCCGCTCCGAGGCGCCAGTGTAACCGGCGCGCTGCTCATGACACGTCTGGTCGGCGTCAAGGTGCTGCCGGCCGGCATCCTTCTCACGGTGCTGCCTGCACATGCGGGCGGCGAGCCATTTCGCCTTATCGTTGCCGATGCCTGCGATGGTTACGGCTCCCTGCTGGTTCTTGGCGCCATCGCCACAATGGTTGCATGTTTTACGCCCGGGTCGTGGTTCAACCGCGGCTTACTGATCGCGCTGGCGCTGCCGCTCGCCGTCATCACCAACGCCGTGCGGCTGGCCAATGTATTGGTGATGTCTGCTTATGCCGGGCGGGCCGCCGCTATGCGCGTTCACGAACTTGAGCATCCGTTCCTGCTCCTGCTGGTCTGCCTCGTCCTGATGGGTGCTCGATCGCTTTTGATCCGAGCGGATCGACGCCGAAGTGGCGGCCCGGAATGA
- a CDS encoding EpsI family protein — protein MTTRLLVINSLAAVMLLAAWAIRPGKGPVATRHLASLHLALPGWTTATETLPPSEDAMLQAQDVLLQDYTLPGDGWLDFALIVGSRRQSLHRPEACLAGDGWVTLQTEPVTLKLDGLDIHAERSLLNREGHLALVTWFFTDGSVTTPGQVQLLLRQVQARLAGGRGDAALVRVMTAVTGKSGEADAVTRAFLARNILTILRAAGPPAANTAGANQ, from the coding sequence ATGACCACACGGCTCCTTGTCATCAATAGCCTTGCCGCCGTGATGCTGCTTGCCGCGTGGGCGATTCGACCTGGTAAGGGCCCTGTGGCTACCCGGCATCTCGCGTCACTGCATCTCGCGCTTCCCGGTTGGACAACGGCCACGGAAACGCTGCCGCCGTCGGAAGACGCCATGCTGCAGGCGCAAGACGTTCTGTTACAGGACTACACGCTGCCCGGCGATGGCTGGCTGGACTTCGCACTCATCGTTGGCAGCCGGCGCCAGTCGCTGCACCGTCCCGAGGCTTGCCTGGCCGGCGACGGCTGGGTGACGCTTCAAACCGAGCCGGTCACGCTCAAGCTGGACGGCCTCGACATTCACGCCGAGCGCTCGCTGCTCAACCGCGAAGGCCATCTGGCCCTGGTTACCTGGTTCTTCACCGATGGCTCGGTTACTACTCCGGGTCAGGTGCAGTTGCTGTTACGCCAGGTGCAGGCGCGGCTGGCAGGAGGCCGCGGTGATGCCGCTCTCGTGCGGGTGATGACGGCGGTTACCGGTAAATCGGGAGAGGCCGATGCGGTAACGCGAGCATTCCTGGCCCGCAACATACTCACCATTCTGCGCGCCGCCGGACCGCCGGCCGCCAACACCGCAGGAGCGAATCAATGA
- a CDS encoding glycosyltransferase family 2 protein: MSLALIVIFWLMWGLAAFTYVVFPVSLWLAAKTRRAAAEPALLDDADLPTVVMVVAAHNEERHIAAKLANSWALDYPQSKFTLTIGSDGSSDGTNHLLASCTRPNFRARLFTQRRGKPSVLNDLVAEVDADIIVMSDANTRYAPDALRRLVRHFRDANVGCVSGELKLGQNGGVSGEGLYWKYEGWIKRCESRLGFLMGCNGGIYAMRRSLYQPLPAGTIVDDYVQSLSVLRGGKQVKFDPTAVAVEPPCESARDEMVRKSRIGAGAFQSIGLTADLLHPRHGLKAYAFLGHKVMRWFVPWYLLIGFVANMLLVTHPFYQALMLLQMSGVFTAWLAYRNLLPRFAPRLARPVSYFYLMNYALFCGFWRFVCRTQKVTWERAATVVQPANA, translated from the coding sequence ATGAGCCTGGCGCTGATCGTTATCTTTTGGCTGATGTGGGGCCTTGCTGCCTTCACGTACGTGGTATTCCCGGTTTCGCTGTGGCTCGCCGCCAAAACCCGGCGTGCCGCAGCCGAGCCGGCGCTGCTGGACGACGCGGATTTGCCCACCGTGGTGATGGTGGTTGCGGCGCATAATGAAGAGCGACACATTGCGGCCAAGCTGGCCAACAGCTGGGCGCTGGACTATCCGCAGAGCAAGTTCACCCTCACGATCGGCTCGGATGGTTCCTCCGATGGCACCAACCATTTGCTGGCATCCTGCACGCGGCCCAACTTCCGGGCACGCCTTTTCACGCAGCGCCGCGGCAAGCCTTCGGTACTGAACGACCTGGTTGCCGAGGTGGATGCCGACATTATCGTGATGTCCGACGCGAACACTCGGTATGCACCGGACGCCCTCCGGCGGCTGGTCCGCCACTTCCGCGATGCGAACGTGGGCTGTGTCAGCGGCGAGTTAAAGCTGGGGCAGAACGGCGGCGTCTCAGGCGAGGGGCTCTACTGGAAGTACGAGGGCTGGATCAAGCGGTGCGAGAGCCGGCTGGGCTTTCTGATGGGCTGCAACGGCGGGATCTATGCGATGCGCCGCTCGCTCTACCAGCCGCTCCCGGCGGGTACCATCGTGGACGACTATGTGCAGAGCCTGAGCGTACTCCGCGGCGGGAAGCAGGTAAAGTTCGATCCCACAGCTGTGGCCGTCGAGCCGCCCTGCGAATCGGCGCGCGACGAAATGGTTCGGAAGTCTCGCATCGGCGCCGGCGCGTTCCAGTCCATCGGCCTCACCGCCGATCTGCTGCACCCGCGCCATGGGCTGAAAGCCTATGCGTTCCTCGGGCACAAGGTGATGCGTTGGTTCGTTCCGTGGTACCTGCTAATAGGTTTTGTAGCGAATATGCTTCTGGTGACGCATCCGTTCTACCAGGCGCTGATGCTGCTGCAGATGTCCGGCGTATTCACCGCCTGGCTGGCTTACCGCAATCTGCTGCCCCGATTCGCACCGCGACTGGCGCGCCCTGTCAGCTACTTCTACCTGATGAACTATGCTCTCTTCTGCGGATTCTGGCGGTTCGTGTGCCGCACGCAGAAGGTCACATGGGAGCGTGCCGCCACGGTGGTTCAGCCGGCAAACGCTTAA
- a CDS encoding glycosyltransferase family 4 protein: MIEPPTDDGAAGPDHLRILHLASSLRIGGLEQFVVRLAAYQRSQAQTSEILTFRDGSLRDAARSAGLNPVVVQARSRAVRVVAAAVKMRRFRPSIIHAHNPTTLHYARIGARVAGAALVLTDHGQGVTPGRTASESEWRSVQAIAAVSSAVAERHAGRRGSLVRVIPNGVASSGSSLSREAARERLGLGEELAAIIVARIDGAKGHDTLLRALALLPPESRVLAIAAGDGARRAEMEQLAAELALNGGRIRFLGARTDVPELLAAGDIFVLPSLSEGMPLSVLEAMAAGLPVLASRVGGLPDLVADGETGRLLEPGDATQLAAALQSLEASPALRMQWGCNGRHRVERQFSFSAMADAYGRLYREALAMRSRVA; encoded by the coding sequence ATGATCGAGCCACCCACGGATGACGGCGCGGCCGGTCCTGACCACCTCCGCATCCTCCATCTTGCCAGCAGCCTCCGGATCGGCGGGCTCGAGCAGTTTGTTGTGCGCCTTGCCGCGTATCAACGGAGTCAGGCCCAGACATCTGAGATCCTCACGTTTCGTGACGGGTCGCTGCGTGACGCCGCGCGAAGCGCCGGATTGAACCCGGTGGTGGTACAGGCACGTAGCCGCGCGGTTCGCGTGGTCGCAGCGGCAGTGAAGATGCGCCGCTTCCGACCGTCGATTATCCACGCGCACAACCCAACGACGCTTCACTACGCACGGATCGGGGCTCGTGTTGCCGGCGCGGCGCTGGTGCTAACCGATCACGGCCAGGGCGTTACGCCCGGTCGCACAGCCTCCGAATCCGAGTGGCGCTCGGTGCAGGCGATCGCGGCCGTATCCAGCGCCGTGGCGGAGCGCCATGCCGGGCGCCGCGGTTCGCTCGTGCGTGTCATACCCAACGGAGTGGCCTCTTCGGGCTCCAGTCTGAGCCGCGAAGCAGCGCGCGAACGGCTGGGACTGGGTGAAGAATTAGCCGCCATTATTGTCGCGCGGATCGACGGCGCAAAGGGACACGACACACTGCTCCGCGCGCTCGCCCTGCTGCCGCCGGAGAGCCGCGTTCTGGCGATAGCGGCCGGCGACGGCGCTCGGCGCGCCGAAATGGAGCAACTGGCAGCGGAACTGGCGCTGAACGGCGGCCGCATTCGGTTCCTCGGCGCCCGTACCGACGTTCCCGAGCTGCTGGCCGCTGGCGATATCTTCGTGCTTCCGTCGCTGTCCGAGGGCATGCCACTATCGGTACTCGAGGCCATGGCAGCCGGCCTGCCGGTTTTGGCCTCCCGCGTTGGCGGCCTGCCGGACCTGGTAGCCGATGGCGAAACGGGGCGTCTCCTGGAGCCGGGTGATGCCACCCAGCTGGCAGCGGCGCTGCAAAGTCTGGAAGCCTCGCCGGCGCTGCGCATGCAGTGGGGTTGCAATGGCCGGCACAGGGTGGAGAGGCAGTTTTCATTCAGCGCAATGGCGGATGCCTATGGGAGGCTCTACCGTGAAGCGCTGGCGATGCGGTCGCGAGTGGCATGA
- a CDS encoding glycosyltransferase, with translation MRVLLVTNLFPSEQEPTRGTFTLNALKALCAIDDVQVVSPLPWWDTWKRPSQLFTTPVQLHGGVRSHYPTMWAVPRMPVASAAGCAASIRPLCRRIHRSFPFEVVLGVWAWPDAAAAGAVARDFNVPVVVKVVGSDINRLAQRPDLRPRIGRALNKAAAVIAVSEPLRHALIELEIPGDRITVVPGGVNGQMFAIGDRAVARDRLGLPHGEQILLYVGNYRTEKGVDLLLEAMRLMNTEGECPLLLMVGGGELEAVLRSRAEEWGITGRVRFCGRQLQNDLPTWFAAADAFCLASRSEGCPNVLLEAMSCGRPVVAAAVGGIPNMVTQDTGILVSPEKPDEFAAAIRKALAAEWTPERIRAAGAGRTWEEVGGEIHGVLQRAVAQMRG, from the coding sequence ATGAGGGTGCTTCTTGTTACAAACCTGTTTCCATCAGAACAGGAGCCGACGCGTGGGACATTCACGCTTAACGCTCTAAAGGCTCTCTGTGCTATCGACGACGTGCAGGTGGTCTCGCCGCTGCCCTGGTGGGATACCTGGAAGAGGCCCTCACAGCTTTTCACCACACCGGTGCAGCTGCATGGAGGCGTACGGTCGCACTACCCCACGATGTGGGCCGTGCCGCGGATGCCGGTCGCAAGCGCGGCGGGGTGCGCCGCGTCGATCCGGCCGCTCTGCCGACGAATTCACCGCAGCTTTCCGTTTGAAGTGGTTCTGGGAGTTTGGGCCTGGCCGGACGCAGCCGCCGCGGGCGCCGTTGCACGCGACTTCAACGTACCCGTGGTGGTCAAGGTGGTGGGATCCGACATTAACAGGCTGGCGCAGCGCCCGGACCTGCGGCCGCGCATCGGCAGGGCGCTGAACAAGGCGGCCGCGGTGATAGCCGTGAGCGAACCTTTGCGCCACGCACTCATCGAACTCGAGATACCCGGCGACCGCATTACGGTGGTTCCCGGCGGTGTGAATGGCCAGATGTTCGCCATTGGAGATAGAGCGGTGGCGCGTGACCGCCTGGGGCTGCCTCACGGCGAGCAGATTCTGCTCTACGTGGGCAATTACCGAACAGAAAAGGGTGTGGATCTGTTGCTTGAGGCGATGCGGCTCATGAACACGGAGGGCGAGTGCCCACTGCTGCTGATGGTAGGCGGCGGCGAACTGGAGGCCGTACTGCGATCCCGCGCTGAAGAGTGGGGTATCACCGGGCGAGTGCGATTCTGTGGGCGTCAGCTCCAGAACGACCTGCCGACCTGGTTCGCTGCGGCCGACGCTTTTTGCCTGGCGAGCCGCAGCGAGGGCTGCCCCAACGTGCTGCTGGAAGCCATGTCATGCGGCAGGCCGGTGGTTGCCGCGGCGGTGGGTGGCATCCCCAACATGGTGACGCAGGATACCGGCATTCTGGTCTCACCGGAAAAGCCCGACGAGTTTGCTGCGGCAATACGAAAGGCGCTTGCCGCGGAGTGGACGCCGGAGCGTATACGTGCGGCCGGCGCCGGACGCACGTGGGAGGAAGTTGGCGGTGAGATTCACGGGGTCCTCCAGCGGGCCGTTGCCCAGATGCGCGGATAA
- a CDS encoding serine acetyltransferase has translation MPPTMLSLIRNDLRRKAQIFGLRPGPLALVRMLFSDGTTAQVLYRMTQYCHNHHLKPVAFLLYRINHLVGHCVIGRGADFGPGLAIMHSVGLVVNTRVRAGANIILEHGVTIGDAKGRVPELGDNVFVGAGAKVIGGVHVGSDVKIGANAVVVHDVPDGATVVGIPGRVVRMYGKRLADAMPSAPNDADVGIPAVTDER, from the coding sequence ATGCCTCCCACTATGCTTTCACTTATTCGCAACGATCTCCGTCGCAAAGCGCAGATCTTCGGCCTGCGTCCGGGACCGCTAGCTTTGGTGCGCATGCTTTTCTCCGACGGCACAACCGCCCAGGTGCTGTACCGCATGACGCAGTACTGCCATAATCACCATCTCAAGCCGGTTGCGTTCCTCCTCTACCGCATCAATCATCTGGTGGGGCACTGCGTCATCGGGCGCGGCGCAGATTTTGGTCCGGGCCTTGCGATTATGCACAGCGTGGGACTTGTGGTGAACACACGCGTGCGTGCCGGAGCCAATATCATTCTGGAGCACGGCGTTACCATCGGTGATGCCAAGGGGCGCGTGCCGGAACTCGGGGACAATGTGTTTGTAGGCGCCGGCGCCAAGGTCATCGGCGGCGTGCACGTCGGCAGCGACGTGAAGATCGGAGCCAACGCCGTGGTTGTACATGACGTTCCGGATGGCGCCACCGTGGTCGGCATTCCTGGCCGCGTGGTCCGCATGTACGGCAAACGGCTGGCCGACGCGATGCCATCTGCGCCAAACGATGCGGATGTCGGCATTCCGGCGGTGACCGATGAACGATAA
- a CDS encoding glycosyltransferase gives MNDKPPCRDIVCFAKDWFEDPTSCNHVMQELAKTRRVLWINSISTRAPSLTSGRDVRKIFRKLGSFLKGPTRVSDNLLVATPIVIPMHGSALAKRINHWLLAGMVRRLSRRMHMREYEVWTFVPTFAEYLDLAAGRPLIYYCTDNWKAFSSMDGISIAGMMERTARKADVVFGTSSAIVRMLSQLHPDARLAPHGVDYAQFSAALSPSTVAPADVAQLSHPVLGFYGLIEDWMDQELLVWLAERHPEWNIALIGRVCVDVSRMESLSNIHLLGRKPHSELPAYCKAIDVGLIPHIVNELTTHMNPIKLREYLCAGLPVVATDLPEVKAYGEHCATAADYEAFERAVVSALSKGSPAERAARSRAMADETWPHKVADLRRIIDERCPPPAPGESGGAAGRGRAAAGAR, from the coding sequence ATGAACGATAAGCCTCCCTGCCGGGATATTGTCTGCTTTGCCAAGGATTGGTTCGAGGATCCAACTAGCTGCAACCATGTGATGCAGGAGCTGGCCAAAACGCGGCGCGTCCTGTGGATCAACAGTATCTCCACGCGTGCGCCGAGCCTGACCAGCGGACGCGATGTTCGCAAGATATTCCGCAAGCTCGGCAGCTTCCTCAAAGGTCCGACGCGCGTGAGCGACAACCTTCTGGTGGCAACTCCAATCGTGATACCCATGCACGGCAGCGCGCTGGCGAAACGCATCAACCATTGGCTGCTGGCGGGAATGGTGCGCCGCCTGTCACGCAGAATGCACATGCGCGAGTACGAGGTTTGGACCTTTGTGCCCACATTTGCCGAGTATCTCGACCTGGCGGCCGGCAGGCCGTTGATCTACTACTGCACCGACAACTGGAAGGCCTTCAGCTCGATGGATGGCATCTCGATTGCCGGCATGATGGAGCGCACGGCGCGCAAGGCCGATGTGGTGTTCGGCACCTCCAGTGCAATTGTCAGGATGCTCAGCCAGCTTCATCCGGATGCAAGGCTAGCCCCACACGGCGTGGACTACGCGCAGTTCTCGGCTGCTCTCAGCCCCAGTACCGTTGCGCCAGCCGACGTGGCCCAACTCAGCCATCCGGTCCTGGGTTTTTACGGTTTGATTGAGGATTGGATGGATCAGGAACTGCTTGTCTGGCTCGCTGAACGTCATCCGGAGTGGAACATCGCGCTGATTGGGCGCGTTTGCGTGGACGTTTCTCGTATGGAGTCGCTTTCCAACATACACCTGCTTGGGCGCAAGCCGCATTCAGAGCTGCCGGCCTACTGCAAAGCCATCGACGTTGGCCTCATCCCCCACATCGTCAACGAATTGACCACGCACATGAACCCGATCAAACTGCGCGAGTATCTCTGCGCGGGTCTGCCCGTAGTCGCCACAGACCTACCGGAAGTCAAGGCGTATGGTGAACACTGCGCCACGGCGGCGGATTACGAGGCATTCGAGCGCGCCGTGGTCAGCGCGCTCAGCAAGGGATCGCCGGCTGAGCGTGCCGCTCGCAGCAGGGCCATGGCCGACGAAACCTGGCCGCACAAGGTTGCGGACCTGCGGCGGATAATCGACGAGCGCTGCCCACCACCGGCGCCCGGAGAGTCCGGCGGCGCTGCCGGGCGCGGTAGAGCAGCAGCCGGCGCCCGCTAG